In Brienomyrus brachyistius isolate T26 chromosome 19, BBRACH_0.4, whole genome shotgun sequence, one DNA window encodes the following:
- the gsc gene encoding homeobox protein goosecoid: MPAGMFSIDSILAGRPSCKESVVLHRSTPVVFSSLADSMYTAADFNGLYSHSSGSSPANIQPLGGTRIGYNNYYYGQLHVQGPGGPACCGAVSAIGSQQCPCIPTGYESAGSMLLSPLPHQMMSYMNMGTLSRTELQLLNQLHCRRKRRHRTIFTDEQLEALENLFQETKYPDVGTREQLARRVHLREEKVEVWFKNRRAKWRRQKRSSSEESENLQKCHKSSKTAGGKKDEGKSDVDSDS, translated from the exons ATGCCTGCTGGCATGTTCAGCATCGACAGCATTCTGGCTGGGAGACCCAGTTGCAAGGAATCCGTAGTCCTGCATCGGAGTACTCCGGTCGTGTTTTCCAGTCTGGCTGACTCTATGTACACGGCTGCTGACTTTAATGGACTTTATTCGCATTCTTCTGGAAGCTCACCTGCAAACATTCAGCCACTTGGCGGAACGAGGATTGGGTACAACAACTATTACTACGGGCAGCTTCACGTACAGGGGCCCGGCGGCCCAGCATGCTGCGGCGCGGTTTCAGCTATCGGTTCACAGCAGTGTCCATGCATTCCAACAG GTTATGAAAGTGCCGGCTCGATGCTTCTCTCACCCCTACCTCACCAGATGATGTCCTACATGAACATGGGTACCCTGTCCAGGACTGAGCTCCAGTTATTGAACCAGTTGCACTGTCGTCGGAAGAGGAGACACCGGACGATCTTCACCGATGAGCAGCTGGAAGCCTTGGAGAACCTTTTCCAGGAAACCAAATACCCAGATGTTGGCACCAGAGAACAGCTGGCGAGGAGAGTGCACCTTCGTGAAGAGAAAGTGGAG GTGTGGTTCAAAAACAGGAGGGCAAAATGGAGAAGACAGAAAAGATCATCATCGGAAGAGTCAGAAAATTTGCAAAAATGCCACAAATCATCTaaaacagcaggagggaaaaaagacGAAGGCAAAAGTGACGTGGATTCAGATAGCTGA